Proteins from a genomic interval of Arachis hypogaea cultivar Tifrunner chromosome 10, arahy.Tifrunner.gnm2.J5K5, whole genome shotgun sequence:
- the LOC112716346 gene encoding AAA-ATPase ASD, mitochondrial isoform X2 — protein sequence MMMGELWQQTGSLMATIVFVYTVFEKFFPPNLRDRVQSYTHKLTSHFYPYIQITFPEFTGERLKRSEAYTCIQTYLSANSSHTAKRLKAEVVRDSQKPLVLSMDDNEEITDEFNGVKVWWAASKTSTNSQPFSFSYYPPPDAKRYYKLTFHKSHRDLITLSYIHYVLQEGKEIASKNRQLKLYTNNPSSGWYGYKSTKWSHVIFEHPASFETLAMEEKKKEEIIKDLEKFKGGKEYYAKIGKAWKRGYLLYGPPGTGKSTMIAAMANFMNYDLYDLELTAVKDNTELRKLLIETPSKSIIVIEDIDCSLDLTGQRKKKKEKEEDEDQKDPMKRAQEEENKGSKVTLSGLLNFIDGIWSACGGERIIIFTTNFIDKLDPALIRRGRMDKHIELSYCGFEAFKVLAKNYLDVESHGLFPVIERKLVETDMTPADVAENLMPKSVDEDSDTCLRNLVKSLEEAKEEAERKKKKEAEEEVKKKAEEEEAAKKKKKEAEEEVKKKAEEEEAAKLKAEKEKEELAKEKEVICNAKSDGDGGVKENGVLH from the exons ATGATGATGGGGGAACTATGGCAACAAACGGGATCACTAATGGCCACAATTGTGTTCGTATACACAGTTTTTGAGAAGTTTTTCCCACCAAATCTTCGTGACCGTGTTCAATCCTACACACACAAGTTAACAAGCCACTTCTACCCTTACATCCAAATCACGTTCCCGGAGTTCACCGGCGAAAGGCTGAAGCGCAGCGAGGCCTACACATGCATCCAAACGTACCTCAGCGCAAACTCTTCCCACACCGCCAAAAGGCTCAAAGCCGAAGTCGTCAGAGATAGTCAAAAGCCACTCGTTCTCAGCATGGATGACAACGAAGAAATCACCGACGAGTTCAATGGCGTTAAGGTTTGGTGGGCTGCAAGCAAAACAAGCACCAATTCGCAACCGTTTTCGTTTTCGTACTATCCTCCGCCGGACGCTAAGAGGTATTACAAGCTCACGTTCCACAAGAGTCACCGCGATCTCATTACTCTCTCTTATATTCATTATGTTTTGCAAGAGGGAAAGGAAATCGCCTCTAAGAACCGTCAATTGAAGCTCTACACCAACAATCCTAGCAGTG GTTGGTACGGATACAAGTCAACCAAGTGGAGCCATGTGATTTTCGAGCACCCTGCAAGTTTTGAGACTCTGGcaatggaggagaagaagaaggaagagatcaTAAAGGATCTTGAGAAATTCAAAGGCGGGAAAGAGTACTATGCCAAGATCggaaaagcttggaagaggggTTACTTGCTGTACGGTCCTCCAGGGACTGGAAAGTCAACAATGATAGCGGCCATGGCGAATTTCATGAACTATGATTTGTATGATCTTGAATTGACGGCGGTGAAGGACAACACTGAGCTTAGGAAGCTGCTAATCGAGACGCCGAGTAAATCGATCATTGTGATCGAAGACATCGATTGCTCGTTGGATCTTACAggacagaggaagaagaagaaggagaaagaggaggaTGAAGATCAAAAGGATCCTATGAAGAGAGCACAAGAAGAGGAGAATAAGGGAAGTAAGGTAACGCTTTCGGGGCTGTTGAACTTCATTGATGGGATTTGGTCTGCGTGTGGAGGGGAGAGGATTATAATCTTTACGACGAATTTCATCGATAAGCTTGATCCTGCATTGATAAGGAGGGGAAGGATGGACAAGCATATTGAACTTTCTTACTGCGGTTTTGAAGCGTTTAAGGTTCTTGCAAAGAACTATTTGGATGTTGAGAGTCATGGCTTGTTTCCGGTTATTGAGAGGAAGTTGGTTGAGACTGATATGACGCCTGCTGATGTTGCTGAGAATCTTATGCCCAAGTCGGTTGATGAAGATTCGGATACTTGTTTAAGGAATTTGGTTAAGTCGCTCGAAGAGGCGAAGGAGGAGgcggagaggaagaagaagaaggaagcagAGGAGGAAGTAAAGAAgaaagctgaagaagaagaagcagctaa gaagaagaagaaggaagcagAGGAGGAAGTAAAGAAgaaagctgaagaagaagaagcagctaagTTGAAggcagagaaagaaaaagaagagttagCAAAAGAGAAAGAAGTGATTTGCAATGCTAAATCTGATGGTGATGGTGGAGTGAAAGAAAATGGTGTCTTGCATTGA
- the LOC112716346 gene encoding AAA-ATPase ASD, mitochondrial isoform X1 encodes MMMGELWQQTGSLMATIVFVYTVFEKFFPPNLRDRVQSYTHKLTSHFYPYIQITFPEFTGERLKRSEAYTCIQTYLSANSSHTAKRLKAEVVRDSQKPLVLSMDDNEEITDEFNGVKVWWAASKTSTNSQPFSFSYYPPPDAKRYYKLTFHKSHRDLITLSYIHYVLQEGKEIASKNRQLKLYTNNPSSGWYGYKSTKWSHVIFEHPASFETLAMEEKKKEEIIKDLEKFKGGKEYYAKIGKAWKRGYLLYGPPGTGKSTMIAAMANFMNYDLYDLELTAVKDNTELRKLLIETPSKSIIVIEDIDCSLDLTGQRKKKKEKEEDEDQKDPMKRAQEEENKGSKVTLSGLLNFIDGIWSACGGERIIIFTTNFIDKLDPALIRRGRMDKHIELSYCGFEAFKVLAKNYLDVESHGLFPVIERKLVETDMTPADVAENLMPKSVDEDSDTCLRNLVKSLEEAKEEAERKKKKEAEEEVKKKAEEEEAAKLKAEKEKEELAKEKEVICNAKSDGDGGVKENGVLH; translated from the exons ATGATGATGGGGGAACTATGGCAACAAACGGGATCACTAATGGCCACAATTGTGTTCGTATACACAGTTTTTGAGAAGTTTTTCCCACCAAATCTTCGTGACCGTGTTCAATCCTACACACACAAGTTAACAAGCCACTTCTACCCTTACATCCAAATCACGTTCCCGGAGTTCACCGGCGAAAGGCTGAAGCGCAGCGAGGCCTACACATGCATCCAAACGTACCTCAGCGCAAACTCTTCCCACACCGCCAAAAGGCTCAAAGCCGAAGTCGTCAGAGATAGTCAAAAGCCACTCGTTCTCAGCATGGATGACAACGAAGAAATCACCGACGAGTTCAATGGCGTTAAGGTTTGGTGGGCTGCAAGCAAAACAAGCACCAATTCGCAACCGTTTTCGTTTTCGTACTATCCTCCGCCGGACGCTAAGAGGTATTACAAGCTCACGTTCCACAAGAGTCACCGCGATCTCATTACTCTCTCTTATATTCATTATGTTTTGCAAGAGGGAAAGGAAATCGCCTCTAAGAACCGTCAATTGAAGCTCTACACCAACAATCCTAGCAGTG GTTGGTACGGATACAAGTCAACCAAGTGGAGCCATGTGATTTTCGAGCACCCTGCAAGTTTTGAGACTCTGGcaatggaggagaagaagaaggaagagatcaTAAAGGATCTTGAGAAATTCAAAGGCGGGAAAGAGTACTATGCCAAGATCggaaaagcttggaagaggggTTACTTGCTGTACGGTCCTCCAGGGACTGGAAAGTCAACAATGATAGCGGCCATGGCGAATTTCATGAACTATGATTTGTATGATCTTGAATTGACGGCGGTGAAGGACAACACTGAGCTTAGGAAGCTGCTAATCGAGACGCCGAGTAAATCGATCATTGTGATCGAAGACATCGATTGCTCGTTGGATCTTACAggacagaggaagaagaagaaggagaaagaggaggaTGAAGATCAAAAGGATCCTATGAAGAGAGCACAAGAAGAGGAGAATAAGGGAAGTAAGGTAACGCTTTCGGGGCTGTTGAACTTCATTGATGGGATTTGGTCTGCGTGTGGAGGGGAGAGGATTATAATCTTTACGACGAATTTCATCGATAAGCTTGATCCTGCATTGATAAGGAGGGGAAGGATGGACAAGCATATTGAACTTTCTTACTGCGGTTTTGAAGCGTTTAAGGTTCTTGCAAAGAACTATTTGGATGTTGAGAGTCATGGCTTGTTTCCGGTTATTGAGAGGAAGTTGGTTGAGACTGATATGACGCCTGCTGATGTTGCTGAGAATCTTATGCCCAAGTCGGTTGATGAAGATTCGGATACTTGTTTAAGGAATTTGGTTAAGTCGCTCGAAGAGGCGAAGGAGGAGgcggagaggaagaagaagaaggaagcagAGGAGGAAGTAAAGAAgaaagctgaagaagaagaagcagctaagTTGAAggcagagaaagaaaaagaagagttagCAAAAGAGAAAGAAGTGATTTGCAATGCTAAATCTGATGGTGATGGTGGAGTGAAAGAAAATGGTGTCTTGCATTGA